The Glycine max cultivar Williams 82 chromosome 17, Glycine_max_v4.0, whole genome shotgun sequence genome contains the following window.
TAAAACAGTTACTTGACTTTGTGTTTTAATCTTAGCCGCACATGGACGATTTCACGCGTGGACATCGTGATTGTTGAAATGATGCCACCATCCCCTCTCCACACACATAGGAGCTTCACATAACCCTTTGAATGTTAGGCAATGGATGGCTAACTTCGAAAATGGTCTTCTGCAGAAGTTCTTCTTCCGAGAGAGAGCAATAACCTAGAAACTCAGCTAACTGCAGGATGAACTATAGTTAATGATTATagggttaattaagtttttagttctcaaaccatggggttttgaatttttggtccctaaactatttttaaaaaaaacttggtcCCTAAAGAATTTGCATTAAAAATTGTCCTTGCcgttaatgtttttttgttaagtGATGAAATGTCATAACAAAACCCCCATAGTTTGaggactaaaaacttaattaacccaTGACTATGCTTGTTTTGGCTATTTAAATGGTCTACTAGGTATCTCTTTACATCATGACTTGTAAGAAAGAATAATGCTAAATATATGAATTGAGGTTTAGAAAATCGTGTGCAAAAGATGCTTGTTGTGATGGGTGTgtatgtgaattttttaaaatgtggtGGCCCAATGCTATGGAGAGTTTACTCTAGAAGAGCAAAGGGGACATGTGGAAATTAGAGAGGGGAAGAATGGTGGGTCAGAAACGGTTTTATAGAGCGTGCTGACAGGGGAAGGGAAGATAGTGTGCAGGTAAGAATCTTTTTCGGCCATCGGTTTGGGCTCACAGCTGTGAGCTGAGAGATATCTTTTACTTTGTTCCTTTTAATTTTCCGGAATTGACAACCTTTGTTTAGGGAATTGAATTCCTCACATTCCTATTATTAATCAGAATACcatttttatagtttattttttccCTATTCCTATTAGCATTCCATCTTTGTAACTGATACAATAAAATCTCATTGTATTTTGTTTACTAACAGGGTTTGACTAgagttttgtttatttattttgtgtatgcttgtatttacttttattaatcCTCATATTGCAATTCTTGAAAGAGTAACCCAAGTTTCCATTTTGTACAGGGTTACCGTGTCATATCTGTTGACATACCTCGTGTATGGAATAATACTGAGTGGATTCAAGCATTTGAAAAGTTCTTGGATGCTATTGATGTACACCATGTATGATCTCAAACTCATCATGCTTTTTACTCATATAGATGCTACATCTATTTGCTTTTAAAGCCACTTATGCTTAATTTGGTATTGAAGAATTTGATAACTTTATTCTATGTTGGAGACATTGATCATTCCAATTAATGGAAAGCCCTACGTAGCTAGTCTTCAATTCATTTAAACaaagtttttctaaaatcttGAGGTTCCTATAATCCAGTTTTGCACATCTTCTAGCATTCATATATTatagaaaaagctttttttacTTCTGTTGTCAGTGCCATAAGGAGTGATGATGTGTTTATATGGCGGTGCCATCCTCCATTGATAACACTGTCTGTTGTGCACCATATAATTTTGTTGGGAGCTGTAACATGTTACAACTTTTGAATTTGGATATTGTGTGGGATGTCCATACACATGCACCCTAAGGAGGGAATGGTTCCTAGACATTTCCAAGAATTTGTGAGATGTTATAGGATTTAATTAGGCCAAACAACACAAGCCCAAGCTAAGTCTTAACCCCAACTACTCACAATCTTGGAGCATCAGTCCAAATATGGAACTGTACACTATAGTAAGGCTTAACATTTGGTTTATGAGCCTTTGCTtacttaaaattgttaattGCAATGAACTGATTGGTCATAATGAATCAGATTGATATATCTTCTTCCTTCCCAGATTTTTGAAGCCAAGTTCTTTCGCAATATAGTTGAAGACCCAGCATGTGAGCCTAAATATATTCCTATCCTGCCTAAAATACAGGCTAGCCTGCTTACAAAGTTGAAGGCTGTTCAAGCCACCTGTCACTTATAATATCatgtatgatttttatataGTTAAGTTTTAGGTGTATTTGGTTAAAATTACAAATGCTCTTTACCACAACCATTTCAGTGAGGATGTAGTTTGCCACTGGAAATATGTTTTGTTTGGTGAAAGACTTCAGTTCTTGTTcttcaattatattttcatcCATTGTATCTTGTAGGATTAATCTGTTGCGGAAGTTAATTCTGTCAAGTATCAGCAAAAGGGAAATTTCTAACCATACATCCAAATGTATTATTATTCATATGATTGCTTAGTATAAAATATGATCTACACAATACATGATATTAGTAGTTTTTACCACAAATCTCTAATATGTCTAAATGACTGTCTATGTAATGTCATCTTTTGAATCTATAATTTGGTGACATAGTTTGAAACAACTTGAGAAAATGTTTAGTAAATTAGTTTAATATCTCTTACAGATACATCTTTATGGTACATCACTTGGTGGTTTCCTAGCTCAACTCTTTGCTCAGCATCGTCCTAGAAGAGTTCGATCGTTAGTTCTATCAAACACATTTTTGGAGACACGAAGTTTCTCTGCTGCAATGCCATGGGCGCCCATGTACTTTTCTCAGATTCTATTGTAAAGAGTAATAGTAGATATAGGCTAGAAATGAGCAAACTGCTTgtggtttttttctttttaatttatgaaagatAAACTGTTTTATGTGCTGACCTAGTGGAAATTGTAACAAACAAAAGCATCAATGATTACTTTACCTATACACGTAAGTCTATAGCACTGTCAAGAAATTACAGTAGGTATTAAACACAAGGAAACTAGAgtaatatctttaaaattacAGATTTATTTCTGTACCATTAgacaaataattccttaatatTCCATTAAACTAAGCATCATCCATAATTACTATTGCGAGCACTTGCTGACACATATGGTATGCCTGACCTTAGAATGATGCAATATCCCCTCCTCTTAAACTTTTTTGTACAACAAAAATACATCATCTTTCTTACCGGGAATTGTTATACTTCCTGACAGTTCGTCAGTAGATCTATTCTGTTTTCCATGTATTAACTGATCTAGCTTTACTATTGCATTTGCAGTGTTAGTTggactccttcttttttgcTGAAGCGGTATGTCTTAACAGGAATTCGTGATGGTCCCCATGAACCGTTTATTGCAGATTCAGTGGACTTTGTTGTTTCTCAGGTAACCTTTGTCTTGCATTATCTAATGCTTATTAGCAATATGCTATTTGCGCCTTTCAGTTTGCAAGAATTTGTCTTGTTTTTGGACAATAAAGAGTTTCCACCATACTTTAGACTGGGGACTAGTTGACTATCCTAAGGCACTCCATATTTCCTTAAAATGATAATGCTGCTAATCTATATCCTGTTTTTTCCCTACTTGTTTATGTTTGCATTTATTGTGTTAAATAGCTTGTTTGATTTACTTGATTCAGGTAGAAACCCTCTCTAGAGAAGACTTGGCCTCTAGGTTGTCTCTGACAACTGATGCTGCTTCAGTGGGACCACTTCTTCTTTCAGTTTCATTTATCACTATAATGGATGTATGTCATCTCAAGTCATAATTTGCGTATTTCTGTATCATGCtgttaaaagatttaatttttttgcatgGCTCTTTTCTTAAAAAGTCTTAATTATTCAGTCTCTAGATTAATTGCTAATCTTATTGTTTGGTGTGCCTAGTACAAGCTCTGTTTTTTAGTTATACCATTCCACATTAGTTATGTTAAATTCTGCTGGCAGTTCTTTCCATAATCCACCatcaacataattatatatacattttgcttgtgagttgtgacATTGTGATGATAATGTCTgaagcttttatttttcttattattatgacCCAGAATAGtatgatataaaatttttaataactcCACTTTCATCTTTTTACATGATCTTGCTCCTTTCTTAAAGACTAATGACTACTGTGCAATTCCTCAACAACTTAAAGATCAACTGGGTGAAAGGTATCCCGAGGCAAGGCGTGCATATTTGAAAACAGGGGgagattttccttttctttcaagACCAGATGAAGTTAACTTGCATCTTCAGGTATGTCATATCTGACTTTTCTTACTTTACATGTGATTTTGTTCTGATAGTCAAGCTCATGGATTTAACTGTTGTCTATATCATGGCAGTTGCACCTTAGGCGTGTTGGTGTGGAACCTCGGCCAGATTTGGTTCACAACATACCTAAAGGTGATATTGGAGGAAGCCCTAGCAAAGAAAATAACGAAGATGACTCTGACGAGTCACATAAGGATAATGGAGGAGGGTCAGAAAACCCACCTGCTGAATATGAGATAAATCCTACTAGCCCAGAAAGCTCGGGATCCGGTAATTTAGACAAGCAGCCTCTCGATAGTTCAGAGTGTTGCCATTTGTTTCCTGGTGGATTCCCAAGGGAAAAGCACATTGTGCCTCCAGGAACTCCTTTACATTTCGTGTGggaatatattgttttttttcatcttcttcaCATCCGTTCACTGTGCATTATATGGAACTATTCTTTGGAATTTAGGCAATTTGTGTAAGTTGGAATTCTTTTGGATATACTATATGCATCATGAGAACCAAGTGCGTGAAACAAAGTTATTAAGATGGACCGTATTGTGGATTGGATTTCTGAGTTCCTTTTGGCTGGATGAAGTTGAGATAGCTACGTTGTAAGTGATTATTTGCATTTTTTAAGGTAGGGTTTGAAGTTTAAACTGCTAAaccatcaaaatttatatttcatgtCTTAAGTATTTATATGACCCGAAGTGTTATGtgaaatttctctctctctctcttgtaagTAGGATAGTGTTCATGTAaaattccattattttttttatacgatTATTGAAAACAAAGAACAGGCtcgaaatgatgattcaaaatgGTGGTAAACCATTGAAATGTATTCTTAAGTTGTAATTCAACAGTCTAGACCAACAGGCTAAATGTATGGACTCAAATCGGAGCTTCTGAACGGCATCAACTTGCATTATCAGATATCAACCTCAATTCCACCTTGTTATGAGATCAATTCCAAAATTCTACCATAATTCCATACattcttaacaacataaaacCACCATTTTATGATTGTTTATCTTCGATTCATCATATTGTGCTGCAAAATACTGCACTTATTCTTTCTGGGTATAGTATGTCACTATGTTGTATTAATGCTGATAAGCTTTATTTGGTTAAAATCAGCTGTTATGACTTTTGCACAACAGTAGATCTTAACTCAAAATACTATTCTATCAAGTCAGAGAACCTTATAGCTTAAGTATCACGTCATATTTCTGATTTTACTTAATACAAAACTCATAACATCTGCATACAAAATGGATACTGATCTTCGTTCTACTCAATCTAAAAGGAACCGAATATTACTGCACTTGTTACAAAATATACGGGAAAAGAAAATGGGTATACAAAGAGTACCTCTCAAGGTAAAATCCAGTACACTTAAGACATGAACAACCGTAGGCCAATATCACCACTCACCATTTTTTAATTCTCTTCCCTATTAGTCATGGTaacaatatacaaaaaattatgacatgataaatatttattttataacaattgaaattaaaattttgtaataataattataaagtataataaaaattcatcaaatatattaatacaatattttttaaaatgataatttcgtTTAAGaccattaaaatttaatttaaagataaaagtaaaagattgaaaaaaaaaaacttaaaataatatcCGAAAGAGAAAACTATTATTAGGAGAATATCATTGAAAGAGTCGTGagaataaaattatactaaaaattaCACGCTGGAAACTCTAAGTCATAGTCCTGTATTTAAGAGTAGGAATTggtgagaaaacattaacactaaaaaaaatttcaaaatatcagTTATTTGATTAGAAAcgcttaaaaaaatatgttcaagACGTGAAAACTGAGGGTGTGTATGGATCACATTTTAAAGAAGTggaatttgattgaatttaacTTAATCAACTTAAGTTTAGTTAAAAGCAATAGACCCGTTTTCCTTTGGTAACCAATTGAATGCATAAGCGGTAAAGAATGCGACCCTTCAAATCTTCTcaacaattatattattaaaaccaaaaaccaCAGCCATCTCTGACAACCTCCAACagctaaaataaaaagaacaccACATTGATAAATTGACTTAACTAGTATCTTTCCCAGTCTAAAAATAGGTTCTTAACAAAACTAAAGACCACATCACCTATCCAGCTTTCAAATAAACATCAAAATGATATGGAAAACTGCTAGCTCAACAGAGGCTGCAAGGTAGCAAAACCCATGAAAGTTGATACATTCTCTAAGCAACCAGAGTGCTCGCAGTTGTTGATTCACTGCAAAAGTTGCAAGTCATTAATAGCAGGACAGGGACAGTTCAAATGGATCAAAAAAAGACACAAGATTGGCATTCAAATTACAGATGCACAAAGACTTAAGAAAGCATCATACAGATGTTTGcactcaaaacaaaaaaaatggactAACTAGCAGTGAACATCAATAGAATTTCATCATATGTAACATATccaaataatatcaaatatgCATCACCTATTGAACGACATTTCTAGGAAAGTATGTCTATCATTTTGACCATTTTACAACACATCCAGCAGGTAACAAATAGATCTGAAAAACAAATACTTGTGTGTCTCCCATCtctaataaatacttaaaacatGCTTCAAAAAAGAATCTATGTATACGGTATACAGAATACagaatttaaaatacttaaaataaattatcctaGGAATGCACTAAATACTGTGTTTGGATAGGCAGGGAAAAAATGAACCAAACCACTTCCTTTTGCTTACACTACATTTCACATTGGCCACAGCTAAAGCATAGCAACATGACATAATCATAGGCTAGAACTTTTACCTTAAACACACTTAGAGTCACTAAAAATgcattgataaaataatagcAAGAGAGTCATAGCAGGGTGATGGGTGGGAACTTGGTACTTACTACTTCCAGACTGGTGGGAGCTTCTTGGTCTTCTTGTAGTAGCGAGCAAGTCGGTGGATTCTGCTCTCAACAAGAATCAACCTGAACTTGGAGTCCTTGTCCTTCCTGTTCCTCTCAAGATGCTTCCTAATTGAAACTGCCTTCTTAATCAAATGGTAAAGATCCTCTGGAATTTCAGGCGCAAGCCCTGAAGCCAACCACCAAATCATttcttcattattattatcagggtagttttaataaatatacactCACTTTCGAATTCATCTCAGTTTTTTAGATCACTCTCTACTTTTCCCATTCACATAACTTATTACATATTTTACAACTATCCAATCCAATATCCATTAACATTATACTTATTATTACCTAAAATAACAGAAAATTGCAGAGAGAAAGCACAAACCGTGAGCTTTGAGGATGCGAAGGATTTTGCTGCCAGTGACGCTGTTGACCTGAGCAATACCGTGAGAATCTCGAAGAATGACACCAATCTGAGACGGGGTCAAACCCTTCTTCGCAAACTTGCAGATATTTTCTTCCACCtagaacaacaaaaaaataatcaaaacatcACATTACATCATTAAGAAT
Protein-coding sequences here:
- the LOC100789629 gene encoding uncharacterized protein isoform X1; translation: MKGVFSAPGDYVHFKSQVPLHKIPIGTKQWRYYDFGPKAVPPLICLPGTAGTADVYYKQIMSLSMKGYRVISVDIPRVWNNTEWIQAFEKFLDAIDVHHIHLYGTSLGGFLAQLFAQHRPRRVRSLVLSNTFLETRSFSAAMPWAPIVSWTPSFLLKRYVLTGIRDGPHEPFIADSVDFVVSQTNDYCAIPQQLKDQLGERYPEARRAYLKTGGDFPFLSRPDEVNLHLQLHLRRVGVEPRPDLVHNIPKGDIGGSPSKENNEDDSDESHKDNGGGSENPPAEYEINPTSPESSGSGNLDKQPLDSSECCHLFPGGFPREKHIVPPGTPLHFVWEYIVFFHLLHIRSLCIIWNYSLEFRQFV
- the LOC100789629 gene encoding uncharacterized protein LOC100789629; translated protein: MKGVFSAPGDYVHFKSQVPLHKIPIGTKQWRYYDFGPKAVPPLICLPGTAGTADVYYKQIMSLSMKGYRVISVDIPRVWNNTEWIQAFEKFLDAIDVHHIHLYGTSLGGFLAQLFAQHRPRRVRSLVLSNTFLETRSFSAAMPWAPIVSWTPSFLLKRYVLTGIRDGPHEPFIADSVDFVVSQVETLSREDLASRLSLTTDAASVGPLLLSVSFITIMDTNDYCAIPQQLKDQLGERYPEARRAYLKTGGDFPFLSRPDEVNLHLQLHLRRVGVEPRPDLVHNIPKGDIGGSPSKENNEDDSDESHKDNGGGSENPPAEYEINPTSPESSGSGNLDKQPLDSSECCHLFPGGFPREKHIVPPGTPLHFVWEYIVFFHLLHIRSLCIIWNYSLEFRQFV
- the LOC100790163 gene encoding 40S ribosomal protein S13 encodes the protein MGRMHSRGKGISSSALPYKRTPPSWLKISSQDVEENICKFAKKGLTPSQIGVILRDSHGIAQVNSVTGSKILRILKAHGLAPEIPEDLYHLIKKAVSIRKHLERNRKDKDSKFRLILVESRIHRLARYYKKTKKLPPVWKYESTTASTLVA